Proteins from a genomic interval of Nasonia vitripennis strain AsymCx chromosome 3, Nvit_psr_1.1, whole genome shotgun sequence:
- the LOC100120150 gene encoding uncharacterized protein LOC100120150 isoform X1 has product MANDKVPNGKPGVIVLGGCGFIGRNVVEYLIENELVSYLRVVDKVPPQTAWLNAKHQKIFENPLIEFRSANLINPVSCQNAFSSDTPISYVFNCAGETKSGQTDPVYKEGIYKLSMNCAQHAAKIGVEHYVEISSGNFSSSEKMPLKEDTAAEPWTYVAKHKLQVENDLKNIPGLKYTILRPAIVYGIGDRTGLAPRLVIGAVYKHLGEMMKLLWGPELRMNTVHVRDMARAIWHVATKPETVGQIYNLVDEGNSTQGSISAIVSELFNINHDYWGTALSSIAKMDMNTVVEEINDKHMGPWAEACNKDGVENSPLSPYIDQELLHNQHLYLYPGKLSQSTDFTYNYPKMTKETLKEVLDDYVAMKIFPHSLVL; this is encoded by the exons ATGGCAAACGACAAAGTGCCTAACGGAAAACCCGGAGTCATAGTGCTCGGAG GCTGTGGCTTCATAGGACGCAATGTGGTGGAGTACTTAATTGAAAATGAACTCGTTTCTTACCTGAGGGTAGTGGACAAAGTACCACCTCAAACTGCCTGGCTCAATGCTAAgcatcaaaaaatttttgagaatCCTTTGATAGAATTTAGAAGTGCCAATCTCATCAATCCTG TTTCGTGTCAGAATGCATTTTCCTCGGATACCCCAATAAGTTATGTATTCAACTGTGCTGGGGAAACCAAAAGTGGACAAACTGATCCTGTTTACAAGGAAGGAATCTATAAATTAAGCATGAACTGCGCACAGCATGCTGCCAAAATTGGAGTCGAACACTATGTTGAAATTTCTTCTGGaaatttttcttcctctgAGAAG ATGCCTCTCAAAGAAGATACTGCAGCTGAACCATGGACCTATGTTGCCAAGCATAAACTCCAAGTTGAGAATGACCTAAAAAATATTCCTGGCCTAAAGTATACTATTCTCAGGCCTGCTATTGTGTATGGCATTGGTGACAGAACTGGCCTAG CTCCCCGCCTAGTCATTGGAGCTGTATACAAACACTTGGGTGAAATGATGAAGTTACTTTGGGGTCCTGAACTGCGGATGAACACAGTTCACGTGAGAGACATGGCTCGCGCTATTTGGCACGTGGCTACAAAGCCGGAAACCGTTGGACAAATATACAATCTTGTTGACGAAGGAAATTCCACCCAAGGTTCTATAAGTGCTATTGTGTCTGAACTTTTTAACATAAATCATGATTATTGGGGTACAGCACTATCATCCATAGCAAAG ATGGATATGAATACAGTCGTTGAGGAAATCAATGACAAACATATGGGACCTTGGGCAGAGGCATGCAATAAAGATGGTGTAGAGAACAGTCCACTTTCACCTTATATAGATCAGGAGCTACTTCACAATCAACATTTATATCTATACCCAGGAAAATTGTCTCAGAGTACTGACTTCACTTACAACTATCCCAAAATGACAAAAGAGACCCTGAAAGAA GTATTGGACGATTACGTTGCCATGAAAATTTTCCCACATTCCCTAGTTTTATAA
- the LOC100120150 gene encoding uncharacterized protein LOC100120150 isoform X2, whose product MNFFLGCGFIGRNVVEYLIENELVSYLRVVDKVPPQTAWLNAKHQKIFENPLIEFRSANLINPVSCQNAFSSDTPISYVFNCAGETKSGQTDPVYKEGIYKLSMNCAQHAAKIGVEHYVEISSGNFSSSEKMPLKEDTAAEPWTYVAKHKLQVENDLKNIPGLKYTILRPAIVYGIGDRTGLAPRLVIGAVYKHLGEMMKLLWGPELRMNTVHVRDMARAIWHVATKPETVGQIYNLVDEGNSTQGSISAIVSELFNINHDYWGTALSSIAKMDMNTVVEEINDKHMGPWAEACNKDGVENSPLSPYIDQELLHNQHLYLYPGKLSQSTDFTYNYPKMTKETLKEVLDDYVAMKIFPHSLVL is encoded by the exons ATGAACTTTTTTTTAG GCTGTGGCTTCATAGGACGCAATGTGGTGGAGTACTTAATTGAAAATGAACTCGTTTCTTACCTGAGGGTAGTGGACAAAGTACCACCTCAAACTGCCTGGCTCAATGCTAAgcatcaaaaaatttttgagaatCCTTTGATAGAATTTAGAAGTGCCAATCTCATCAATCCTG TTTCGTGTCAGAATGCATTTTCCTCGGATACCCCAATAAGTTATGTATTCAACTGTGCTGGGGAAACCAAAAGTGGACAAACTGATCCTGTTTACAAGGAAGGAATCTATAAATTAAGCATGAACTGCGCACAGCATGCTGCCAAAATTGGAGTCGAACACTATGTTGAAATTTCTTCTGGaaatttttcttcctctgAGAAG ATGCCTCTCAAAGAAGATACTGCAGCTGAACCATGGACCTATGTTGCCAAGCATAAACTCCAAGTTGAGAATGACCTAAAAAATATTCCTGGCCTAAAGTATACTATTCTCAGGCCTGCTATTGTGTATGGCATTGGTGACAGAACTGGCCTAG CTCCCCGCCTAGTCATTGGAGCTGTATACAAACACTTGGGTGAAATGATGAAGTTACTTTGGGGTCCTGAACTGCGGATGAACACAGTTCACGTGAGAGACATGGCTCGCGCTATTTGGCACGTGGCTACAAAGCCGGAAACCGTTGGACAAATATACAATCTTGTTGACGAAGGAAATTCCACCCAAGGTTCTATAAGTGCTATTGTGTCTGAACTTTTTAACATAAATCATGATTATTGGGGTACAGCACTATCATCCATAGCAAAG ATGGATATGAATACAGTCGTTGAGGAAATCAATGACAAACATATGGGACCTTGGGCAGAGGCATGCAATAAAGATGGTGTAGAGAACAGTCCACTTTCACCTTATATAGATCAGGAGCTACTTCACAATCAACATTTATATCTATACCCAGGAAAATTGTCTCAGAGTACTGACTTCACTTACAACTATCCCAAAATGACAAAAGAGACCCTGAAAGAA GTATTGGACGATTACGTTGCCATGAAAATTTTCCCACATTCCCTAGTTTTATAA